A genomic region of Eucalyptus grandis isolate ANBG69807.140 chromosome 5, ASM1654582v1, whole genome shotgun sequence contains the following coding sequences:
- the LOC104445075 gene encoding GDSL esterase/lipase At1g29670, whose product MEGEMSSRGWVLGLVSVLLLVTLNGDGASADPQVPCYFIFGDSLVDNGNNNGLNSLARSNYLPYGIDFAAGPTGRFSNGKTTVDVIAELLGFDDYIPPYTVASGDAILKGVNYASAAAGIRAETGQQLGARIAFEGQLQNYQSTVSQLVNILGNEDTAANYLSKCIYSVGMGSNDYLNNYFMPQYYSSSNQFTPDQYADELIQEYSQQLRTLYNYGARKAVLIGVGQIGCSPNALAQSSADGTTCVDRINVACQIYNNKLKSLVDQLNTNLSDARFIYVDAYGIFQDLMTRPASFGFSVTNAGCCGVGRNNGQITCLPFQTPCQNRNEYLFWDAYHPSEAANIIVGRRSYSAEAPTDAYPIDIRRLAQL is encoded by the exons ATGGAGGGCGAGATGAGCAGCAGAGGGTGGGTTTTGGGCTTGGTGAGTGTGCTGCTGCTGGTGACGTTGAACGGCGATGGAGCGAGCGCAGACCCGCAAGTGCCATGCTACTTCATATTCGGGGACTCGTTGGTGGACAACGGGAACAACAACGGGCTCAACTCCTTGGCCAGATCCAACTACCTGCCATACGGCATCGACTTCGCCGCTGGTCCCACCGGGAGGTTCTCTAACGGCAAGACCACGGTGGATGTCATCG CTGAGCTTCTGGGGTTTGACGATTATATTCCTCCATATACGGTCGCGAGTGGTGATGCGATTCTTAAAGGAGTGAACTATGCATCTGCTGCTGCTGGGATCAGGGCGGAAACCGGGCAGCAACTG GGGGCGAGAATAGCCTTCGAAGGACAGCTGCAAAACTACCAGAGCACAGTGTCGCAACTGGTGAACATATTGGGCAACGAGGACACGGCGGCGAATTACCTGAGCAAGTGCATATACTCGGTCGGCATGGGAAGCAACGACTACCTCAACAACTACTTCATGCCTCAGTACTACTCCTCGAGCAACCAGTTCACGCCCGACCAGTACGCGGACGAGCTCATTCAGGAGTACTCACAGCAGCTGAGG ACACTGTACAACTACGGAGCGAGGAAGGCGGTGCTGATTGGGGTGGGTCAGATAGGTTGTAGCCCTAACGCGTTGGCCCAGAGCAGTGCGGATGGCACCACATGCGTGGATAGGATCAACGTCGCATGTCAAATATACAACAACAAGCTCAAGTCGCTCGTCGATCAGCTCAACACCAATCTCTCCGATGCTAGATTTATTTACGTTGACGCTTACGGAATATTCCAAGATCTCATGACCAGACCAGCAAGTTTCG GTTTTAGCGTCACGAATGCTGGGTGTTGCGGTGTCGGTAGGAACAACGGCCAAATCACGTGCCTTCCCTTCCAGACACCTTGCCAAAACCGAAACGAGTATCTGTTCTGGGACGCGTACCACCCGTCGGAGGCCGCCAACATAATTGTCGGGAGGAGATCGTACAGTGCCGAGGCCCCGACCGACGCTTACCCCATCGACATCCGCCGCCTCGCCCAGCTCTGA